TATGGACTTTACTTTTTTAACCGCAATAGATCGCGCAACCATCCTGGTCAAAAACGAAATCGCAGAATTTCTGTATACTCACCTTGACGAGTTTGGTGACGAGGTTCAAGACATTAAAAAATGTCTGGATTATGCGCTAAGCAATTATCCTCACCAAGGGGGATTTGTACTTTTAGCTAAAGAAAACGACCAGATTGTTGGTGCTGTGGTGATGTGCCAGACTGGTATGGAAGGTTATGTGCCGGAAAACCTTTTAGTTTACATTGCTGTTCATCGTGAGTACAGGGGTAAAGGCCTGGGCAAACAACTCATGCAAAGAGCTATTGATATGGCCAAAGGCAACATTGCCCTGCATGTGGAGCCTAATAACCCTGCTAAATTTCTTTACGAAAAATTGGGCTTCTCCAATAAGTATTTAGAAAT
This window of the Porifericola rhodea genome carries:
- a CDS encoding GNAT family N-acetyltransferase; the encoded protein is MDFTFLTAIDRATILVKNEIAEFLYTHLDEFGDEVQDIKKCLDYALSNYPHQGGFVLLAKENDQIVGAVVMCQTGMEGYVPENLLVYIAVHREYRGKGLGKQLMQRAIDMAKGNIALHVEPNNPAKFLYEKLGFSNKYLEMRLQKK